One window from the genome of Nocardioides panaciterrulae encodes:
- a CDS encoding Ppx/GppA phosphatase family protein → MSVVAAVDCGTNTIKLLVAEVAGTAQRPTLGRQLVRETRMVRLGEGVDRTGRLADAALGRAFAALDEYAELIGCHDVARIRFCATSATRDAANGDVFASGVRQRLGVDPEVISGAEEAGLAFDGAIRNLRSAPAEPVLVIDIGGGSTELVLGSGGSPDVAHSMDIGSVRLHERHLHSDPPTAAEVAACVADIDAHLDACPVDVTRAATVLGVAGTVLTVVASALDLPEYDAAAIDQAVVPVPRVAEVVDRLIGLSVAQRRDLPYMHPGRADVIDGGALILARVLSRTHAESLVASEADILDGIAWSLVGEATG, encoded by the coding sequence GTGAGCGTGGTCGCCGCGGTCGACTGCGGCACCAACACGATCAAGCTGCTGGTCGCCGAGGTCGCCGGGACCGCACAGCGCCCGACCCTGGGCCGCCAGCTGGTCCGGGAGACCCGGATGGTCCGGCTCGGCGAGGGCGTGGACCGCACCGGCCGGCTCGCGGACGCCGCGCTGGGGCGGGCGTTCGCCGCGCTCGACGAGTACGCCGAGCTGATCGGCTGCCACGACGTGGCCCGGATCCGGTTCTGCGCGACCTCGGCGACCCGCGATGCCGCCAACGGCGACGTCTTCGCCTCCGGGGTCCGGCAGCGGCTGGGCGTCGACCCGGAGGTGATCAGCGGCGCCGAGGAGGCCGGGCTTGCCTTCGACGGCGCGATCCGGAACCTGCGCTCGGCCCCGGCCGAACCGGTGCTGGTGATCGACATCGGCGGCGGTTCGACCGAGCTGGTGCTCGGCTCGGGTGGGTCGCCCGACGTTGCCCACTCCATGGACATCGGGTCGGTCCGGCTGCACGAGCGGCACCTGCACTCTGACCCGCCCACCGCGGCCGAGGTCGCGGCCTGTGTCGCCGACATCGACGCCCATCTCGACGCTTGCCCCGTCGACGTGACCCGAGCGGCCACGGTGCTGGGCGTCGCCGGCACGGTGCTCACGGTCGTCGCGAGCGCGCTCGACCTGCCCGAGTACGACGCCGCCGCGATCGACCAGGCCGTCGTACCCGTCCCGCGGGTGGCCGAGGTGGTCGACCGCCTCATCGGTCTGTCCGTGGCGCAGCGCCGCGACCTGCCGTACATGCACCCCGGCCGTGCCGACGTCATCGACGGCGGCGCGCTGATCCTCGCCCGGGTCCTGTCCCGCACCCACGCCGAGTCGCTGGTCGCCTCCGAGGCCGACATCCTCGACGGCATCGCCTGGTCGCTGGTGGGCGAGGCGACCGGGTAG
- a CDS encoding DUF501 domain-containing protein, with protein MSENVSARDIAAVAAQLGREPRGLHEVGHRCPCGNPDVVTTEPRLPNGTPFPTTFYLTCPRAASRIGTLEGSGLMKEMQDRLATDPELAAAYARAHERYLAAREALGSAPEIAGISAGGMPDRVKCLHVLAGQALAQGRGVNPLGDEVLDALGDWWSSGPCVEVAESVPDAGADADTGTDDSGETAGPA; from the coding sequence GTGAGTGAGAACGTGTCCGCCCGCGACATCGCGGCGGTCGCGGCGCAGCTCGGCCGGGAGCCGCGAGGTCTCCACGAGGTCGGACACCGCTGCCCGTGCGGCAACCCCGACGTCGTGACGACCGAGCCCCGCCTGCCCAACGGCACGCCGTTCCCGACGACGTTCTACCTGACCTGCCCCCGCGCGGCCTCGCGGATCGGGACCCTCGAGGGGTCGGGGCTGATGAAGGAGATGCAGGACCGGCTGGCGACCGACCCCGAGCTCGCGGCGGCGTACGCCCGGGCGCACGAGCGCTACCTCGCGGCCCGCGAGGCGCTGGGCTCGGCGCCCGAGATCGCCGGGATCTCGGCCGGAGGCATGCCCGACCGGGTCAAGTGCCTGCACGTGCTCGCCGGCCAGGCGCTGGCGCAGGGACGAGGCGTGAACCCGCTCGGCGACGAGGTGCTCGACGCGCTGGGGGACTGGTGGTCCTCGGGGCCCTGCGTCGAGGTCGCGGAGAGCGTGCCCGACGCCGGCGCCGACGCCGACACCGGGACCGACGACTCCGGCGAGACCGCCGGCCCCGCGTGA
- a CDS encoding FtsB family cell division protein yields the protein MADNRRTPRRGAAAKGSSPRGRSGPGRTSSAARPRPAVPSGAAGDGPEGSRGGRGPRFTSRAVILLVVVAVLAVSYASSMRAYLQQRSHITDLKAQIAQRQADIDQLEREKRRWHDPAFVQAQARQRFGYLMPGEKSYVVLGEDGQPLQSESLTDPATVAQRAPTAWWTAEWRSVELAGNPPKPQAPPAAEIGAGKKSQ from the coding sequence ATGGCCGACAACCGCCGTACGCCGCGCCGGGGCGCTGCCGCCAAGGGCAGCAGCCCCCGGGGGCGCAGCGGTCCCGGGCGGACCTCGTCCGCGGCGCGACCCCGTCCGGCGGTGCCGTCCGGCGCGGCCGGCGACGGCCCGGAGGGGTCCCGCGGCGGCCGCGGCCCCCGGTTCACTAGCCGTGCGGTCATCCTGCTCGTGGTGGTCGCGGTGCTGGCGGTGTCCTATGCCTCGTCGATGCGTGCCTACCTCCAGCAGCGCTCGCACATCACCGATCTCAAGGCCCAGATCGCGCAGCGCCAGGCCGACATCGATCAGCTCGAGCGCGAGAAGCGTCGCTGGCACGACCCCGCCTTCGTCCAGGCGCAGGCGCGGCAGCGGTTCGGCTACCTGATGCCGGGGGAGAAGTCGTACGTCGTGCTCGGCGAGGACGGCCAGCCGCTGCAGAGCGAGAGCTTGACCGACCCCGCGACCGTCGCGCAACGCGCGCCGACGGCGTGGTGGACCGCGGAGTGGAGGTCCGTGGAGCTGGCGGGCAACCCGCCCAAGCCGCAGGCGCCGCCCGCGGCCGAGATCGGAGCCGGGAAGAAGAGCCAGTGA